A genomic stretch from Bacillus sp. N1-1 includes:
- a CDS encoding NAD(P)/FAD-dependent oxidoreductase, translating into METKELYDVTIIGGGPIGLFTAFYSGMRELKTKVIEYLPQVGGKVTYFYPEKILRDIGAIPGVSGADLIKQLEEQASTFDPTMVFGERVDDLERAADGTFILTSHNGERHYTRTVILAIGHGTLGVKKLPVDGAEHFEGANLHYAVDRVEDFRGKHVMISGGGDSAIDWANRLEPIANKVTIVHRREAFSGHESSITEMNRSETYVKCSCFVSDLIGKENIDKVVLTHVDTGEKEEVEIDALLVNHGFDLDLGGIQNWGMTTSDGKIVTDAKMETSIPGIFAVGDIVTYPHRLTLIAGGLAEGPKALNSAKAYLDPEAEAMAMYSTHHKDFVEV; encoded by the coding sequence ATGGAGACGAAGGAATTGTATGATGTTACGATCATTGGTGGAGGTCCAATCGGGCTATTTACTGCTTTTTATAGTGGGATGCGCGAGCTGAAAACGAAGGTCATTGAATATCTTCCTCAGGTCGGTGGCAAGGTGACCTATTTTTATCCAGAGAAAATTCTCCGAGATATTGGGGCAATTCCTGGCGTATCCGGAGCAGATTTGATCAAGCAGCTTGAAGAACAGGCAAGTACATTTGATCCGACAATGGTGTTCGGAGAACGTGTGGACGATCTTGAGCGAGCAGCGGATGGTACGTTTATCCTGACGAGTCATAACGGGGAACGCCATTATACCCGAACTGTTATCCTGGCAATTGGCCACGGTACGCTTGGGGTGAAAAAGCTACCGGTTGATGGTGCGGAGCATTTTGAAGGGGCGAATCTTCATTATGCAGTTGATCGAGTGGAGGACTTCCGAGGAAAGCACGTGATGATATCTGGAGGAGGCGACTCGGCGATCGATTGGGCGAATCGACTTGAACCGATTGCAAATAAAGTAACGATTGTTCATCGCAGAGAGGCTTTTAGTGGTCATGAAAGTAGCATTACAGAAATGAATCGTTCAGAAACGTACGTGAAATGTTCTTGCTTCGTATCTGACTTGATTGGCAAGGAGAACATCGATAAGGTCGTTTTGACTCATGTCGACACAGGTGAAAAAGAAGAAGTGGAAATCGATGCGCTTCTTGTCAATCATGGCTTTGATCTTGATTTAGGTGGCATTCAAAACTGGGGGATGACCACAAGCGATGGAAAAATTGTTACCGATGCAAAAATGGAAACAAGTATACCTGGAATTTTTGCAGTAGGAGATATCGTCACATACCCCCACCGTTTAACGCTCATTGCAGGCGGTCTTGCGGAAGGACCAAAAGCATTGAACAGTGCGAAGGCCTATCTTGATCCTGAGGCAGAAGCCATGGCGATGTATTCGACGCACCATAAAGATTTTGTGGAAGTTTAA
- a CDS encoding iron ABC transporter permease, which translates to MNIDSLFHVQRKRNRKRYVIMGIFLFLIIATFFISLNTGLTKLSPGEVVKTLFGSGTEKQSLILFEFRLPRIVIAILVGAGLAVSGCILQGISRNALADPGILGINSGAALMVVLFISFFPKTTDAPILLMPFLALIGGCITAIIIYALSYSKREGLMPQRLILNGIAVAAGISALITILTLRMDPFDYQFIAVWLAGKIWGTTWVHVLTLLPWIIGLFTLIFYKARTLDGLNFGEKLATGMGVKVEKERFLLLGTSVALASACVSVSGGIGFVGLVGPHLARQLVGNDHRFLLPLSALAGGLVLLVADTIGRTILAPSEIHAGIMVAIIGAPYFLYLLARAKA; encoded by the coding sequence ATGAATATCGACTCTTTATTTCATGTACAGCGGAAAAGAAACCGCAAGCGCTATGTGATAATGGGTATTTTCCTCTTCCTCATCATTGCGACCTTTTTTATTAGCTTAAATACAGGATTAACGAAATTAAGTCCTGGCGAGGTAGTGAAAACGTTGTTTGGCAGTGGTACAGAGAAGCAGTCGTTAATATTATTTGAATTTCGCTTGCCACGAATCGTTATTGCCATTCTTGTCGGCGCCGGGCTAGCGGTATCTGGCTGTATCCTTCAGGGGATTTCACGTAATGCTCTTGCAGATCCGGGAATACTCGGAATCAATAGTGGGGCCGCTTTAATGGTTGTTCTATTTATCTCCTTTTTCCCAAAAACGACGGATGCGCCTATTCTCCTTATGCCGTTTCTAGCGTTAATTGGCGGGTGTATCACGGCAATCATTATCTATGCGCTTTCGTACAGCAAAAGAGAAGGGTTAATGCCACAGCGATTGATTTTAAATGGGATAGCTGTCGCTGCAGGGATCAGTGCTCTTATCACGATTTTAACGCTTCGGATGGATCCATTTGATTATCAGTTTATTGCTGTTTGGCTTGCTGGGAAGATCTGGGGAACAACGTGGGTTCATGTTCTTACGTTACTACCGTGGATCATTGGTTTATTTACGTTGATTTTCTATAAAGCTAGAACGCTAGATGGATTGAATTTTGGGGAAAAGCTTGCGACCGGGATGGGCGTGAAAGTAGAAAAAGAGCGTTTCTTGCTCCTTGGCACTTCGGTTGCACTTGCGTCTGCATGCGTGTCTGTTAGCGGAGGGATTGGTTTCGTTGGTCTTGTTGGACCACATCTTGCACGACAGTTAGTTGGAAATGATCATCGCTTCCTATTACCACTGTCGGCACTTGCTGGTGGACTTGTTCTTTTAGTAGCTGATACTATTGGTCGAACAATCCTTGCGCCGTCTGAGATTCACGCTGGGATTATGGTTGCAATTATAGGTGCCCCGTACTTTTTATATTTACTTGCTCGAGCAAAAGCTTAG
- a CDS encoding iron ABC transporter permease, whose amino-acid sequence MSKKAEPMANTIENQLAIQSRPVTAMLILVAGSAALILSLGLSIALGAADIKLMTVWQAIFQFDATSTEHSIIREFRMPRSVADILIGASFAVAGAIMQGVTRNPLADSGLLGLNAGATLMIALSFAFFPGLSYTNLMFFSFVGAGIGATLVFGIGSLSRNGLSPIRLVLAGAAVSALFTAVSEGVAIHFQLSQNLAFWFAGGTAGLKWPQIQILLPWIVIALIVALFLSKSISLLSLGEDVAVGLGQRTKLIKALAAVVVLVLAGAAVSAVGPIGFVGLVIPHIARFLVGVDYRWIVPCSAVLGGLFMIVADMGARLINAPYETPIGAIFALVGVPFFLYVARREGREL is encoded by the coding sequence ATGTCTAAGAAAGCTGAACCGATGGCAAATACAATAGAAAATCAGCTCGCCATTCAATCGCGACCCGTCACGGCGATGCTCATTCTTGTTGCAGGAAGTGCGGCCCTCATTCTGAGTCTAGGACTATCGATCGCACTTGGAGCGGCAGATATTAAGTTGATGACAGTCTGGCAAGCGATTTTTCAATTTGATGCAACTTCAACAGAACATTCGATCATTCGTGAGTTTCGAATGCCTCGCTCAGTTGCCGACATCTTAATTGGCGCAAGTTTCGCAGTAGCTGGAGCGATCATGCAGGGAGTGACTCGAAATCCTCTTGCTGACTCCGGGTTACTTGGATTAAATGCAGGGGCAACCTTGATGATTGCGCTTAGTTTTGCCTTTTTCCCGGGTCTTTCCTATACCAACCTGATGTTCTTTTCTTTCGTTGGTGCTGGGATCGGGGCCACACTTGTTTTCGGTATCGGTTCTCTCTCTCGAAATGGTCTATCACCGATTCGTTTAGTCCTAGCAGGGGCTGCGGTTAGTGCACTTTTTACCGCAGTTAGTGAAGGCGTTGCCATACATTTTCAACTCTCACAGAATCTTGCCTTTTGGTTTGCTGGAGGAACAGCTGGTTTGAAATGGCCACAAATTCAAATTTTATTGCCTTGGATCGTGATTGCGCTTATTGTGGCACTGTTTCTTTCCAAGTCTATTTCGCTACTCAGTCTTGGGGAAGATGTGGCTGTAGGTCTTGGGCAGCGCACAAAATTAATCAAAGCGCTTGCTGCAGTGGTTGTCCTCGTGCTTGCCGGAGCTGCCGTATCAGCAGTTGGACCAATTGGGTTTGTAGGTCTTGTGATTCCTCATATCGCAAGGTTTCTTGTTGGTGTCGATTACAGATGGATTGTCCCATGCTCGGCTGTTCTTGGGGGTTTATTTATGATTGTTGCTGATATGGGAGCTAGGCTGATTAACGCGCCGTATGAAACACCGATTGGTGCTATTTTCGCTCTCGTCGGTGTCCCTTTCTTTCTTTATGTAGCTAGACGTGAAGGGAGGGAGTTGTGA